CTTAATTCTGGGTATGCTACAATTCCAGCTCCTTAATCATTACCATATACTGAAAACAGATTCATACCTGGTATTAACATGTTCTTCAGCTGTAATATTCATATCTTCACCTAGGATAAATAGTAATagtaggggtgcacatatcctatccttacccgccaccctatcctacccgTCAGAATTTTTACCCGTATTCTATCCTATCCGTCATTGACgtgtagggtgacgggtaaacatTATTTTATCCGCCGTCAAATGGGTAGGATGATGGATAAAacccgaaattatcctaccctacccgcttacCCGCATAATATATCAAAAAGACCAAATAGTCCTTGTGGTTGGATAGAGTTTGATCAAGTGATTCAGTACATTTAATATTGATTATGTCAGCTTCTTTCTTCTGTACACGGTTATAATATATGATATGTATTGTACTGCTGCTCCTCCTGTGATTTGAAAGATGAGTAAGAATATCACCAACAGTGAATGCCAGGAGTTTCCTCATTTCCGAACCTTTACCGAATTGCTTGCTTTTTGAACTCCTAAACTGCTATGGAGAGGGTTTGCATATTAAGAAGAAGTGATTCCAAATTACGGTGCACATGCACAGTATTACTTCGTTGTTGTTACAGTATGACGAGAAGGACCCAATGTATTATTAAATAATAGCGGGGACCCATAGAAGAAggacccaatgtacacgtttgtgtTCGTTTAGTTTGCAAAGTGGTTCAATTGTTTGTAGTAATTTACAGATTTTTACGTTGATTGGCTTTATCTGTTGTTttgcagatttatttggtgatcttagtacgtattccatcatcgtagatgaagattgaagaagaatgtcatatgaagagcttttggtgatgatactAATGCTTTTACAGGACCCTACCATCAGTTTTATCCTGTTGGTTACTATTGAAAAGAGAATTGTTCTTTTGGTGCTCAGCTTGTACCCTGCAGAAGCTATTTCTAAATTTTGATAGAGTTATTAGGCTGGTTTTCAAGATGATATTGTTATCTGTATTTGGTAGCTTTTGTTTTCCCCTGTCATTGTCATATCTATCCTAGTCTTTTATGTTTCCAGGGGAATCATATTATCAGTCATATCATTTTATCAAgcctttttgttttcttatgcaTCATCTTCTCTGTTTTTTAATCTATCCAGCTAATATTCACAGGTGTTTGCCAATTGGTTATAGTGGTGGAAGGAGGGTAGACTCTAAACTTGCAGAGTGGTCCAACTTCCCTTCCCTGGCATCCATGAAGGCCTTCCCCCATTGATACATATTTTGACTGTCGGACCCCAAAAAAAAACACGGTTATCTCCGTCATCCTATCCTATCCGACCCGCCAATTAATGGGTCGGGTAGGATCTTATCCGTTTAgtggcgggtaaaaaatttcttacctgccagtcagcgggtagggtggcgaaatagaccatatcctacccaccctacccgttgtgcagccctagtaaaTAGTGTTACTTTTTCACAACAGATATTACCCTTAGTGGCAATTTTGTAGACAGAAAAAACACCATTGTGACCAGCATCAAACATATTTCTGATAAGCTTTACGGAATTAGCAGGGAGATAATAGAAAGAACATATAGTTTCACTTAGAATGATGGTTGAATTGTGATTTTTCTTTTACTGCAACAGGCTACAGCCTACAAGAGTCTTATAAGTATTACTCAACCTTAATCTAGCATTCACCCAGGCTATTCTTAACATTGGATTAAACATAATCTTACCTTAATTCAGCTCATTACGATCCGGATAAAACTAATCAGAATTATCTTAAGATAGACATGATTTGTTGCGTAAACCATAAGAGACCAACATGCCAATCATTATGCGTAGTATCATTACTTCTAAAAATGTTTTATCTTTGATATCGTGGTGAATGAATGTAATCGCGGAAAATACAAAATAACATGTTTGTTTTTCtgatttgtgtttaatttgatcaagTAGTTCAGTAATcgtgattttttcattttttataggTTGCATTCAGCTGGACATTTGTTGGATACTTGCATGCAAAATGTGGGTTTAGGAAGTTTAGAGCCAACCAAAGGTTACCATTTCTCTGATGGGTATGTTTTTGGAGCAATACTGACATGCTGACGGATAAGTAGTAGCTTTGGAAAATGAGTGTTTAAAGTTCAGAAGTTATAGTATTTTGACCCTTTCTTCTCTCATCTATAAAATTTAATCAATTACTACTGTATCAGGTCGTTAAATTCTTGATATTGTTTGTTGGATTCCTTATGGCGGCTGATACAATCTATAGTCCTCATGGTCGGCAACTAAGGATTTTAGCCTTTTATTATTACCTTCTAGCATCGGGGAATCACTTAATCAATCTACATTGGCTCGTTAACTTTGTTGATTTCAATTTTGATCCATTATGTATAATATTAACATTTGCAGGCCGTTTGTTGAGTATAAAGGCATAATTCCACAAAATGAATTGCAAAGTAAACAAAAGCAGCTGGAGCTTGAGGCAAATGCATTAATATCCAAAGGAGGAAAGGTCTGCATCAAATTCTACTAGAAACATGTATTTCCTTTATATTCAATAATATTAACAAATAAACTGTCTGTAGGTTTTTGTTGCTGTTCTTCCATATGACAAAGCTTCAGAGTTATGCGGCGGGTCTCTTCCTGAATACATCTCCAAGGTCAAAGCTCACAACACGTCATTCTTTAATTTTGTTCCCATTTTAAATGCATTAATCTAGGCCGAGTTTCGATATGCATCTTAATTGTTCTCGTCCTCGCAAATTTGCAATTTGTGCAGAGTAGTACACCTCGTGTCGTGAAGATGGGGAATAGTCCAGGCTGCCCATGTGGAGGGACCCATGTTTCTGATATCAGTGAGATCAAGAACTTGAAGGTATTCTCCTGTTAACATATACATAAAGTGGTAGGAATAAAATGTCTGTCGTTATTAAGTGGAGACGTAAGAAGGGACCATTGTCTTCATGTTAGCCTTAGATTAGTAGTATATGACATGATATAATAGACAAAGCATGTAAATCCCATCAAACTCAAGGGACTTAAACCTAGTAAGTTTTCTACCTTGCCCATGAGCATTGCCAGATACTGATATTCACAAAAATTTGCAGCTGTGGATTCAATAATTGATGATGGATTTACTGGTCAAAGCTTGAAAAAGATTATACTTTTTCCTCTGATCTATCAAAAGGATCATTCTGCAAGTCAAAATGTTATGCTTTTTGTTGTTGGCAGACTTAAACTTGTGAGCTGCATTATTTCTTTATGAAGTTTACTCTATTGACCTTCTCAAGAAGCCCCATTCCATGAGAACTTTTAGCTATCATTTGCACTACTCTCACATTCTGTGGGGTGAATTTTAGGATATCAAACATTTTATTGTAACGGAGTATATATATCCTACAGAGGATGATTTATCAATCTACTTCAGCTTCTGCAAGTAGATTGACGGGCATATTTTCTTCTATTCCTAGAGGCCGATGGTGAAAGAATAGCATTCTTTGATGATCCCTTCAATCAAAACTGTCAAAGAATAAGCGTACATGACAGCCTATCTTAACTTAATAACTTGATACATTTGACAACCTAGATATATCTATCTAGAGGATTTAGAAATCTAAAATGTGTGAGAAATCCACATTTCTTGTAAAGTTAATGTATAGCTTCGAATTTTGTTGTTATTGCTTCATGTTATGCTGTTCACTGTACAAACTTTTTTAATCCAGGTTACTCAGATCCGTGTAAAGAAGGGTTGCACAAAAGTGTTTTATACCATAGAGATCTAACCTTGTCTGGTTCCATTTGAAGAAGAGAATCTAGAGTGAACTCGGAACAAGTAAGTTGGAAATGTGGATTATTTTTGCGAGTTGGAAATGTATGAACTCTTGCTTTTTGTATTAAAATTATTAAGAAACACATTATACAGTCTGAATTGAACCCAAACCCACATTGTTATTTTATAGTCTGTCCTttaccttttatatcaatttctgGTTGGAAATTGGTTTGTCTTTATTATGGTCGTTTTAGTCTGGGAATACTAGGAAAGTACTTTGTAGAgtttaaaaaacaaacaaacttagTACTGATATGAAGTGGAAATTTATGGCTGAATGTTGCTGATTAACTCCATTCAAACATGAATGAGATGATGAACTCATCTTCTGAGTCCTGACCTTCTCAATACAAGAATTGGAAAGAGagggtatcttttttttttgaatcctattattgggcttTGAGGGTGTGGCTTTGGGGGCTTAAAGTGCTAGGTGGAGACTAAATGGTATAGGGGGAGATCAGATGTATGTGAAAGTTCAATCTAATTCACTTAAGACGCTTTACCCTTCCATTAACTGattaatctaatcaaaaaataataataaaaaaaacaaactgaaaatcattaattgaaaaaaaaactgaaattcattaaaacaaaaaaaaattgacccCCTGTTCATTCCCTTCTTCTCTGccgcttttcttcttcttcttttttcttctttttttttcttcttcttccattctcTTTGTTTAATCAACGATTAATCGTTGATTAAAAgcatgaaagaaaagaaaaaattaggtCAGTCTTCGTCGAATCAGCCTCCTATTGAAGCAGATAAACCAACTTCAACTAAAGAAGTGGtaagtgaagatgaagaggaattgaATGAAGGAGGTGGATCAGCCTCCCAGACTCCTGAGATGACAACAATAAGGTATGAATCGAAATACCCACTCTTTAGCTAAGCTTTTTATAGATCTTTCATTAAGTTTCGAAgattttaggtctgaaaaaacagtttcagaaactgtttacggctgggagttctttgaTTCCCAGTCGTAAATAAGTATCACGGTTAGGATATGTTTGTTTCCCAGCCGTTTATATGACAGTTAGGagatctaagaactcccagccgtttgtATTCTCACGGTTCGGAAACTTTTGAATACCCAACCATAATTTAGTCGACGCGTACGCGATAGAATAATCCCatccgcaacaacttaatcacggCTGGGAGTTTCCAAGCCGTATATGTCTCTGTGTTCGAATGCATGTTTCAGCGGTAGTGGTTACGTCTAGGTTTTATGTCCGTAATTGATTTTCCAAACCGTAAATAATAGTTACCTAGCCGATTTTCTGAGACGGTTAGGTTTTCCTATCTGTAATATGAGTAAgcaatgagaagaaaaaaaaatcccagCCGTTATTGTTTTACGGCTTGGTCGATAAATCAAAATCCTATCCGTTATTCTTTTTGCTGCTGGTTGTTTCTATTTATCCTATACATTTTTTAATTACGTCTTGGTCCATTGATAATTATCCCATCCGTAATTATGTTTTCTTCTGGAACTATGTACACATCCTAGCTGTGTTTGTTTTGTCGGCTAGGTTTTGCCTAGATTTCCCAGCCGTTGTGACTTATCTTTTTTTGCATTTTGGGCTGGTTTATCTttgaacagaaaagaagaaaagaggaagagAAGATCTGATACAGGAGTATCGTAGCATAAGATGAGCCTTATTAAGGCTTAGAAGAGTGGCGTGAAGATTATCTTCACGGAGCCGTGTTAAAGCTAGATAGTTGGATGTGCAGATTATATGCACAGAATTTTAATGGTGTGAGATTATATTCCCACAAGAAAATAACAGAAGCAAAGATGAGGCTAATCGTTAGCCTAGGTTTAATTGAGCTATATTACGGCTAGAGAGTATCTAGAAGGTACTAGGAGAGATTGAAGTTTGATAAATAAGCCTAAAAGTTTGAGGTTTCCTACTTTAGATAGGATTCCAAGTTTAGATGAGTTGTAAAACTCATAGGTTTTGAGGTTCCTACTTTAgataggattcctagtttaggTGAGTTCTAAAACTCATAGCTTTATTTCTTTTCCAGCAAGTTAGAAAGGTAGAAAGGTAGAGAAAACGAGAGGGATATCAGTCATATTTTTGATTGTAATAGAGTTTTCTCAagtaataaagaagaaaaagttagTAGGTGGAGAGAAAATCGAGAGAAAGTGCaaccatatttttggtttgtaatagagtttttctttcacagtttaaagaagaagaagttagcaaCAACAATCGTGTTATTTACTTTCTGTTATTATTCTTTTCTTTGTGTTCTCTTAATCACTTCTACAAAGCAATAATGACTCTAGGTACCCTTGATCGATTACgtatcaagtggtatcagagccacgtTTTGACTTCTAGGGTTAGTTGTGGTGCATGGACTCAACATGAATTCAGTGTAAACGATCAGGGGAAGATACTGTTGTTTTAACAGACACAAGGAAACCTAGAGGAAGTATTAGAACCAAGATGGGAAGTGAAGAAGACGAGAGGAAACTAACAGATGAGGATAATTTTGCTAAACTTGAACTTAAGATACAAGATTTAACAGATACCTTAGTTGCGTTCATGAAAGCAAGTGCTGTCAAACGAAAACCTAAGCATAGAAAAGAAGAATTAAAGGGAGATGATGAATTCATCCGTGAAGAGCTGAACCATGTTGAAGAGACGAAATACGATAACTTTGCGAGGGAAGACAAAGTCATAGTTGATTGTGACTTAACACCAGTCTTTGACTGCGGTCCAGAAGTTGAAGATGAAGACAGATATCCAGAAGTTGAAGACGAAGTTGTTTTTACATCTGATGCTATTGATACCCTTATCAGGGAAGAGAAGGAAGTTGTAAACTCTTATAAAGAATAGTTTGGTCCTGAAGAAGTCTGCAGAAGAAGCTGAAATTTTCTTTCAATCAGGTTGTATCGACCATGATACGCAGGAACATACAGAAATCGTAAGTACCCATATTAACCAAACTCACTCAGTTCATGAGAATCAAGCTACACATCCGGTAGATGATTTTAATTTGAAATCTCAAGCTTGATATACAGCACAAACTTTATGTACTGTTGACAATCTTAGTTTAAGAACAGACTATCACAAGGGAGTTGGTATAGAAAATTACAGAAGTAAGATTCATGGGAGAATTTTACTTAAAACCAGGAGAAGTACGTTGATGGGGGAGTTAACAAACTATTGTTTAACTATTCCATCAATATGTTACGAAAGTGGCAGTTATGGAACTCAAGTTTCATATATGACAGAAAATATTAATTTGAATTCAGAATGGTACAAGAGGAAATTTTATCACAAGGAAACTTGTGCTGAAAATTATGCAAGTAGAATTCGAGGGCAAACTCTCTTTAACTCTAGGAGGAATGCGATGGCAGAAGACTTGGTAGAAAATTTCAGAAACAATGTCACAACCTATCATGATATTGGTGCTTACGTGAAGCATACTCTCGTGCAGTTGTCCACAACAACAGGTAGACGATAGACTACTGGACATATAACACCTGTCATTGCTGCATTGGTGCTACGTTTACCAAGTCAGAGAGATGCTTCACAACACGGAGGTTCACGGCATGAAGATTGTTTAGATCTAACAAATTCATCGCATACAGGTCTGCCAGTTTTTATTAGTGTTCCTAGAATTGTTTGTGCTACTGTTAAGGAATCGTATTATGATGATCAAATAAGTATGCATGGCATTGGTATTATTATCGGGATGCtgcatgtttttattttttctttggcCGTGTCTTACCAAGAAACGATAATAATTGAATGCTATGACTGTGAGGAAAATGGTATGAAAAGCCAGGGAAGTGTTACTCATAGAATGGACGGCATAGGAATCTTTAAGGATGTTCAGATTCAAACAAaggaggtgaataattatgagaAAAGGTATGGAGGGCGTCTCCATATCACTTCAGTTGATCAATCATGTGAAAAATTGAGTGGTGAAGTTGTTAAAAAAACACCAAAGAAGAACGTATTGGTAGAACGAAGGAAGAAGAGGATGGTCAGTCCTTCGATAATAGCAAAGGAGGATCGAACAAGCTTATCTACAACCTTAAGAATTGAAGCTATTCAAGTAGAGATCAGGAAAGAGATGCAAACTTGCGGCGCTAATAGGCTGGTTCAGATGATTGTTCTAAATGCAAATACTGATATAATGAATGTGTAGTATGCAAGTACAACAACTACTAAACCAATGGGTCAGAAAGGAAGAGAAAAGAGAAATTGGTTGGTTACTTGGCAGGGTTTAATGGCTTTCTTGGAGAGGTTATTTTCTGAAACTAGAGATGGGGATCAAATCGAGGCGTTGCTCAATattggcataacttttgtatttgatcgaggaaagaagaaaagaaatatggTGGTCTCGGATTTCAAAACAGAAGTTGATGACCAGAGATTAGTATGTTCAGATTTTAAAGACGGGAAGAAGGAGTCGATGCTTGCTATTGATGTCACTAGGCTCAGTACAAAGGTTTGAGTTTCATTTATTTCCGTGTGAAGTCATCTGGATATTGTGCAAGAGTACTAGAGAATGAGATCGAGACAACTGAGCTAGAAGTTAAGTTTTAAACTGCGGACTATATAGGGTAATGGGTTTTTAACCTAAGTAAAGCAGGGAGGTTCAACAAGGAACAAGGGGGATTGAGTTTACCCACTTTCAGTTTAGAGCTTACACAGGAGTTTCAGCTTCCTAAATGAGGGAGACATGATACAGGAGTATCGTATCAGAAGATGAGCCTTATTAAGGCTAGAAGAGTGGCGTGAAGATTATCTTCACGGAGCCGTATTAAAGCTAGATAGTTGGATGTGCAGATTATATGCAGAGAATTTCAGTGgtgtgaagattatattcacacaAGCAAATAACATAAGCAAAGATGAGGCTAATCGTTAGCCTAGGTTTAATTGAGCCATATTACGGTTAGAGAGTATCTAGAAGGTACTAGAAGAGGTGGAAGTTTGATAACTGAGcctagaagtttgaggtttcctactttagataggattcctagtttagatgagagAAACTCGAGAGAGAGTGCaaccatatttttggtttgtaatagagtttttcttTCACAGTTTAAAGAAGAAGATGTTAGCAACAACAATCGTGTTATTTACTTTCTGTTATTAttcttttctttgtgtttttttaaTCACTTCTACAAAGCAGTACTAACTCTAGGTACCCTTGATCAATTACgtatcaagtggtatcagagccacgtTCTGACTTCTAGGGTTAGTTGTGGTACATGGACTCAACAAAAATTAAGTGTACACGATCaggggaagattatgttgtttTAATAGACACAAGGAAACCTAGAGGAAGTATTAGAACCAAGATGGGAACTGAAGAAGACGAGAGGAAACTAACAGATGAGGACAAGTTTGCTAAACTTGAACTTAAGATACAAGATTTAACAGATACTTTAGTTGCGTTCATGAAATCAGGTGTTGTCAAACGAAAACCTACGCGTAGAAAAGAAGAATTAAAGGGAGATGATGAATTCATCCGTGAAGAGCTGAACTATGTTGAAGAGACGAAATATGATGACTTTGCGAGTGAAGACAAAGTCATAGTTGACTGGAACTTAACACCAGTCTTTGACTGCGGTCCAGAAGTTGAAGATGAAGACAGATATCCAGAAGTTGAAGACGGAGTTGTTCTTACATATGATGCTATTGATACCCTTATCAGGGAAGAGAAGGAAATCGTAAATTCTTATAAAGAGGAGTTTGGTCCTGAAGAAGTCTGTAGAGAACTTTTCGATCGTTCTCCAGAAGTTGAAGACACAGTTTTGTTTACTATCAAGGAAGAAAGTTACGTGGGAATGGAACATGAAGTTTTCTTTCAATCGGGTTGTATCGACCATGTTACACAGGAACATACAGAAATCGTAAGTACCCATGTTATTGTTTTTTATCGAGGAAAGACGAAAAGAAATATGGTGGTCTCTGATTTCAAAACAGAAGATGGTGACCAGAGATTAGTATGTTCAAATTCTAAAGACGGGAATAAGGAGTCGATGCTTTCTATTGGTGTAACTAAGCTCAACACTAGATGCAAAGGTTTGGGTTTTGTTTATGACCGTGGGAAGTCAGCTGGATATTGTGCAAGATTACTAGAGAATGAGCTCGAGACGACTGAGCTAGAAATTAAACTTTAGTCTGCGGAACATAGAAGGTAATGGGTTTTTAACATAAGTAAAGCATGGAGGTTCAACAAGGAACAAGGAGGATTGAGTTTACCCACTTTCAGTTTAGAGCTTACACAGGAGTTTCAGCTTCCTAAAATGGGGGAGACATGATAAAAGAGTATCGTTTCAGAAGATGAGCCTTATTAAGGCTAGAAGAGTGGCGTGAAGATTATCTTCACGGAGACGTATTAAAGCTAGATAGTTGGATGTGCAGATTATATGCACAGAATTTCAGTGgtgtgaagattatattcacacaAGCAAATAACAGAAGCAAAGATGAGGCTAATCGTTAGCCTAGGTTTAATTGAGCCATATTACGACTAGAGAGTATCTAGAAGGTACTAGAAGAGGTGGAAGTTTGATAACTGAGcctagaagtttgaggtttcctactttagaaaggattcctagtttagatgagttgtaaaactcatagcttttgaggtttcctactttagataggattcctagttttgatgagttctaaaaactcatagatttattttccttttctagGAAGTTTACACTCCTATAAAAAGGAGTAGATTGATAGGCTAGAGAGGTAGATAAAACGAGAGGGATATCAGTCATATTTTTGATTGTAATAGAGTTTTCTTTCAAGTAATAAATAAGAAGATGTTAGTAGGTGGAGAGAAACTCGAGAGAGAGTGCaaccatatttttggtttgtaatagagtttttctttcacaatttaaagaagaagaagttagaagaaaaAATCGTGTTCTTTTCTTTGTATTCTATTATCTCTCTTTTGTGTTCTTCCTAACTTCCTATTAAACAACACTACTCTAGGTACCCTTGATCgattacgcatttttggtttgtaatagagtttttcttTCACAAAATACATCTCAActtctgctctgataccacttgatacATAATCGATCAAGGGTACCTAGAGTCAGTACTGCTTTGTAGAAGTGATTAAgagaacacaaaaaaaagaataataacatAAATTAAATAACACGATTGTTGTagctaacttcttcttctttaaactGTGAAAGAAAAACTGTATTACAAACAAAAAATATGGTTGCACTCTTTCTCGAGTTTATCTCCACCTACtaacttcatcttctttattactTGAAAGAAAACTATATTACAATCAAAAATTTGACTGCTGTCCCTCTCGTTTTCTCTACCTTTCTAACCTACAAGTCTCCTCCTTTTATATGGGTGTAAACTTGCTGGAAAAGAAATAAAGCTATGAattttagaactcatctaaactaggaatcctatcTAAAGTAGGAAACCTCGAAAGCTATGAGTTTTacaactcatctaaactaggaatcctatctaaagtaggaaacctcaaacttctaggCTCAGTTATCAAACTTCCACCTCTTCTAGTACCTTCTAGATACTCTCTAGCCGTAATATGGCTCAATTAAACCTAGGCTAACGATTAGCCTAATCTTTGCTTCTATTATTTGCTtgtgtgaatataatcttcacatCACTGAAATTCTGTGCATATAATATGCACATCCAACTATCTAGCTTTCATACGGCTCCGTGAAGATAATCTTCACGCCACTCTTCTAGCCTTAATAAGGCTCATCTTCTCCTACGATACTCCTGTATCAAGATCAGTAGAAGTAACACCTTCTAGTGAGCCCACTCCGCAACCCCGTCACGAAAAACCATTGGGTGAAAACGCAAGGAATACAAGTGAACTTGGAGTTGGTGGAGTAAGTGAAGGTTTACTTGCTATTAGTGGAGGAGATCAAGGTGGAATTTCTGGAGGAAATGATGGTGTTGCTGttactggaggaaatgaaggtggaagAAGTGAAGGTGGAGGAAATGATAGTGTTGCTATTACTGGAGGAAATGATGGTGTTGATGTTACTGGAGGAAATTAAGCTAGAAGAAATGAAAGTGGAGGAAATCAAGGTGTAGTTGTTACTGAAGTTGGCACTTCTAGtggtgctgctcttgataaaggtaAAGCAGTGGTTGAGGAGGACAAGAGGATAGAAACAAGAAGTATCCACCAAAGGATAATGCAAGAGACATCCTTGATGATATGGAGTTTTTACCTAAAAATAAGAATGGGAGACCTTGGAGTGTGCCAAGAGATCGTTCCGTCTTGATTGGTTACGAGTCATCATAGGATGCTAGAGTATGTGCcgcaaaggtaataaatcaaacttaatatatgttgttttcattttattatggatATTCAATCGTAACAaccaaaattttatattatttgtagtTTCCCGATAAAGCGGTTCCtaaactaaagcaccaacaaCCAAGGTTTTGGCCGTTGGAGGGTGAGCATCCAGATGTGGTAGCTTTGGTAAAAGGTTCGGGGTTATGGTCTGGAAACGAGGCGCTGCAGAAGTTGTATGATGTTGTGACAGTTTGTAATTTTAGAGAAAGATTCTGGCCCGAAACCATGACTTTCCAACTCCCAGATGACTATGACTCCGGATGATGCAAAGGCAATCACCGGTCTTGCTTTGGAAGGAAAGGCGTGTTTGAGGAATTCAACAATTCTCTACCTTATGATGAGCTTTATGTCTTGACTAAACACTGTCTTGGATGGAGTAAAGATCAAacggaagaagagtttgagattGGTTATGGAGCCCAGCCCAGAACTAAAAGGAGACTTCAAGAATCGGGTGAACGTCGTGAAACAGTTAATATGTCAAGGAAGATTAACCTGGTTTGTCTGAGGGAGCATTTTGAGCATTCTGACCGTAAGACCAAGAATGGAGAGATCGTGATGGACGCAGAAAGATCTAGACATACGACTATAACTTACTTGTTGCACGCTCTTGGGACCGTCTTTTTTTCCCGATTTTTTaggaaataaggtaaatgcttgtTATTTGCAGTGGTTGAAGACTCTCGGTCTCGATCTGCAAACAAACGAGGTTCCTAGGTACTCGTGGGGCACCGCCCTCCTTGATAGTGtgttggaagtcctttgcaaagcTTCTAGATGGAACATAACACAAATTACGGAATGTGTTTCTCTTATCCAGGTATATTTTTGTGTTAATAtattaaatgttggtttattttacttttattttacttttgtgttaattgattaatttttgttccATAGTTATGGGTTTACGACCATTTCAAGTCCTTGAGGCCTACTCGGGATAAAAAATGGCCTCTAAAGAAACCTACAGGAGGAAGATACCCCTTTAACGGGACCCAACACAAGGATTAAGAGAATGAAATGGTCGAAATGAGGAGAAAATTGGATGCTTTGAAAATTAATGATGTGAattttgatccatatttgaaactTAATGAGGATGGATATGAGGAAGTTGGTGATAGAGTATTTTCTAATGTGGCGACCTATACGGGACCTTTGTTTCATTCAACCGGGT
This genomic stretch from Papaver somniferum cultivar HN1 chromosome 5, ASM357369v1, whole genome shotgun sequence harbors:
- the LOC113283928 gene encoding uncharacterized protein LOC113283928, which gives rise to MDSVSKTKLIYFQDMLTLQSKSSFISHFQGEDNRSALILESTIFHPQGGGQPSDIGYISNEKSDFKFIVNDVRSKDGVVLHYGCFESSSGGEPELEKAQEVCLFVDEKRRILNSGLHSAGHLLDTCMQNVGLGSLEPTKGYHFSDGPFVEYKGIIPQNELQSKQKQLELEANALISKGGKVFVAVLPYDKASELCGGSLPEYISKSSTPRVVKMGNSPGCPCGGTHVSDISEIKNLKVTQIRVKKGCTKVFYTIEI